A stretch of DNA from Paramormyrops kingsleyae isolate MSU_618 chromosome 15, PKINGS_0.4, whole genome shotgun sequence:
CTCCACTGTGAGAGATCAGCTCCACTGTGAGAGATCAGCTCCACTGTGAGAGATCAGCTCCACTGTGTGCAACACAAGTTATTTAGAGTAACCTGACTCCTTAATTTTGGCTAGGCTTCTCCTTTAACCCTTTGCGCGCTCCTGCCAGCCCATCACGGTATTTGACAGCAAACCGCATGATACTCAAGAATGCCATGAGAAAATAGTTATGGTGGATTCATTACATGTAAAACCACCTTTGTTCAAGTCTGGGGTCCATATTTCCACTTGTGTATTAGTCCCAGTGTCATTTCTTTGCAAAATCTAGTGTTATAGAACCATGGTCCTTTTTCGGAAGTCCACAAAGGCCTTTGACTGTGTTTTGTCACACACAGTTTGGGAGAGGGTCTCCTTAGGAGTGTTCAGTCGCTCACACTGCAGGTGTTTAGGAGGTATGAGCAATATCACTCAAGAACACTAGGCCTATTGGATAGACTACGTACAAGCTCTTAATTATatatcccctccccccccccacactcaggTCGAACCCTTTGAGCTGTTAAGGTTCTTCTTGAAAGTGCAGTAAGACACCCTTCCCCATCTTAGGCTGCCTGCCCTGCGTCTGGCGTTTCCCGGCAGGGTATCACCACAGCCAGCCTAAGAACGGAACCCGACGGATGCGAGAATGCCTTCCGTGTTGCCGTCTTCATGTGTCTGTCTCTAACACTTTGTGTTTTCTGCTTTGCGTGGCTTTTCCGTGTTCTGCTGCTGATAGCTCGCTCGTCAGCATTCGCGTGGGGGTTACTGAGCTCCTGTTGTGAGAGGACCCCTTCCCGTCTGCCCAGCGGTCGACTTCTGGCCGGCCGCACTCGGCTCTGAGCCCCGTCATCATCGCCGTGGGCCGGGTTGCGGTCCTCGGCGGGGGGTGAATGCACAATGTCTGTGCTTGGGTGggaaccaccccccacccctggtcAGATTATGGCCGCACCTACACGTCTGTCCTAAATCCTCTGTCATCGTCTttctcctctgcccccccccccccgctgtgcTAATGTGTGACTTAACACAcagcatgtttatttaaaaaggaaacgtttacattgtaatttttagctttattttaaaaatgtgtttatcGTGAGGTGAGGTGACTGCCTTTCAGCACAGAGCACCCAACCCCCAGCCCTCCCCCTGCCTGCCAGTGGGACAGGCCACTGTATTGTTTATTTCCCTTCTTTTAAAGCAACCTTTGAAGGCTAATCCCATGAAACAGTGTATCAGTGACACATACGTGCATGGGTGCAGCTGCAGCGTGTCAAAGCATGCAGAGAAATGCATGCGGGTTTACTAAAATGTacaagcttttttttccccctttctaATCCAATCATAGGCCCGgtattttagaaaaaaaataataatctgctATTCCAtagtattattttaatatcaaatAATGCAAAAACATACGTTTTATATAAATTTATCAGACTGCATGAAGCTTTATACTCTTGCTTATTGTAAAAGATACTTTAAGGGGAAATCTACTTTTATTGTAGGTTTTGCTAAGAATTAATGCAACACTAAATAGCAATGTTCTGTTGTGTATTATCTtaattttttgtatttgcatcTGATGGGTTTCTGTCTTTAAATAAATATCAGTTTAAAATGTGACATGCTGTGGGGCATGAAATTACGTGTGTGGTCTGCACCGGGTTTAGAGAGAACTGTGTTGACTGTATTTGCCAAGCCTGACCTGATCAATCATACATCCATCCTCTAAAACTAATTATCCTGTTCAAGATTGTGGGTGGTaaggagtctatcccagaagctacaggcacaaggttgggaacaacccaggatggggcaccaacccatcgcagggagagttgaaccctggtcctagagcaatgtttctcaacccagtccacgtttttgctccctcccagctcccagccaatcaggaacatcgaatagctggtacaggtgcgctgggagggagcaaaaacgtggactggctggggttcgctgaggactgggttgagaaacaatGTCCTAGAGGAATCGATGTGCCTATCCACTACACCACGGTGCCGCCCCCCTGACCTGGTCCACCTCCATATCTCCACCTGATGTAGATGTTTACCACAACTCTGGCTTCTGTTTCAGTGGTTAGATAGCTACACAGGTGCTGAGATGTTCACGGGAGTGAGTGTGCGATGGCTGGATGCCCTGGCCCATGTCCAGCAGCAGAAACAAACGAGACAGGCAGGGTTAGAAGGTCCAGTGTGTGTATTTAAGGTTTCCAGCAGGTTAAAGGCAATATTCCCACTTAATATGCAGACGTCACATTCATTCTACAGGACTCACAAATACCGGTAAGAATATGAGGAGCGTTCCTCGTGTCCATTTCCATTGCAGTTTCCCGAATTTCTCCAGCGTTTCGACACCACCGTAGGAGTGACACAAAGACACAGGTTACGTACTGCACGAACGCGTCAGTGGCAAAGATCTCACAGTAATAAAGGCGTTAGGAGGACCAGGCTCAGTATCCTACACGGCCCCCCCGGGAGGTGTGGCCAGGCCAGCGATACCTGGACACTGAGGCTACACTGAAGATGAAGCACCAAGGAGATGGGCTCTCCCTTACACAGAGCTTGGTCAGGAGAGAATGGgactacgggggggggggggggggtggaggcccTAGGGCTGAGGCCATCCTGTGACAGCATTCATCCTCCTCTTTACTGACTGCTGCTCAGCTGGTTGTAGACGTGCTCCAGGATCTGGGAGTAGGCCTGGTCCTTAGGAGCATGGCCGCTCAGGGAGCCCTGTGATGGGGAGATGCAGTTCAAAGAAACATTTTAGTCAATGTAGTCTCATGGGGGCCGGAAGGAggattttattattgttatgagTACTATGAGCAGTGCTCTTCTGAGTAGTATTGTTATGAGTACTATGAGCAGTGCTCTTCTGAGTAGTATTGTTATGAGTACTATGAGCAGTGCTCTTCTGAGTAGTATTGTTATGAGTACTATGAGCAGTGCTCTTCTGAGTAGTATTGTTATGAGTATTAAAAACCATACCTTTATTTTGTCCAGCATTGTTATATCCGGGCTCCACATCTGAATGAACTGCACGAGATCAGGGGCTCCTCTGTAAAACTCCACCAGCAGCATCTGGTAGCAGAGTGACACTATCAGTACCCACTGCATTACAGAGTTGGCGTCCATGCAGGACCGAGCCACGCAGCTCGGCGGTTCATCTGAAAACGGCACCACGGGGACAGAGGTGACACAGGCACATTAAGAGCAATAGAGTACCATCTCGTTTAAAACGTCGCTGGTCAGGAAGTTGTCTTGAACGTAGGTCACCTCGACCGCAACAGGTATGCCGTAGTCGTTGGGTCGTTGCTGGAGGAAGGAAGGAGACAGGAGGTATGACTGAGATTCTGCCGCTTCTGCATAAGTGCGTTGAGCAAGTGTAAGACTGATCTACTGCACCTCCGGTGGAGGCACCACCCAAAAAGGCGTTATGGTGGATGCTACACCCTGGTTGCCATGGTAATATGGACCTGCAAATAAAGACGAGACGCTCAAATATTAAAATAGACCCTCCAAAGGCTGTATTCTCTCAAAATACCGTTGGGAAACATTagtaaaggtttttttttcctgtaaatgCTACAGCTATGACATAACACATGAAGGAAAATGACATCACAGTGACACTGGGTCGGCCTCACGCCGCACGATCCAGTTACATTAGTTACTGGGCCCAGTGCCCGattccacactgaccacagatGACCCCAAGGCAGGGCTGGAAGCCGTTGTTGCTGCCCTGCAGGCGAAGCTGATGGTCCATCTGGGAGTCGATGTCCTGCAGCGATGGCAGGGCCGGGCCCCGCGGGTGGCTGTGGTACCAGCCCACCAGCGACAGCCCCCGCATAAACAGGTTCTGGCAGATCTGAAatgtcacgggggggggggggtcacatgtgACTTACAGGCAAGTTATCATACAAAAGGCGGGAAACACAGTAAGGGAGTCTGACAGTGTCTGACAGATTCAGATAAGGGTATAGAGCAGCGTTTCCCAGTGCGGTCCTCGGGAAcatgcagacagtccacatttttgtgaaAGAGAACAAAACACAGACcgtctgcgggtccccgaggaccgtaTTAGGAAACACTGTTATAGGGCATACAGTAAGCCTTTGGAAGGGGAATTTAAGAAAAGCTGTCCCTAAATTAAAACTGCTTTACAGATAATCATCTAGACCGTTAGTTGTTCGTGTTGTTTTTCTATGCAAATATGAGTCTCCTTGTCACCTACAGATTCATGATGTAtcaatatttattttgcattagatatatattacatgtattatctaaaaataatatttcatagcatttttatattatgtatattgCAATGTTTATCTATTAGACACTtctgtccaaagcgacatactAGTGAAGAAAATTTGGGTCTAAGGACCTTGTTCAAGTGCCGAACGGCCGACCACATGGATTCACAGACCTCCGAACGCCTCTGAGCTACACAGCCGCCCAGTAAGAATCCATGTGTTGCTATAGCCCTAATGGACGGCCTTAGGCTTTAATGAATGATTTATTATACTTTCCATCTGCCAGTAAAACACCGTCCGAGTTAGTGTGCAGGTTGGACGTGCGTCTCCATACCTCTTCTTCAACGGCAGGTGCAGAATCTCGGTCTGCCAGCCGGGTGCGACATGGAAATGCCCTAAGGACTGTCAACACTAAGGGAGAAGATGCCTTATTAGGGCAGAAGCAGTGGGGAGCAAAGCAGAGACGGCCAGTACATTGAGTTAGAGGGGGTAGTAACTCCTCTACTTTTGAGATTAAATTACGAAATGTGTAAAATCACCactttttgtaattattactattgtaatattctaaaatgtattatcagtaacacttaaagcagttataatgcattatagataccttcataatgcattataatgtcagTATAAGTCActacaatgcattataaaggtatttatagagcattcataatgcataatacacatggctataatgggCATTTTTATAGATATTTATAGGCATgcttataatgctttatgaatgcattataatgcattatgaaggtataatgtgttataagtactttaagtaaagtgttactgtatTATCTTATTTTATCCTACCTCCTCAATTTTTTAGCCACCAGCTGCTACTAAGTCAAACATTAACAAGGTTGCTAATAACCGAACGTGAGCATTTATGTCAGCATACAGCTTCCTCttcaggtttgggggggggggggggctcagcactGGAAGACTCACGCTGTGTGTTGGTGTCCCAGCGCCCTCCGAGGTAGCCCACCACCTCGCTAGTGGTCAGGTGACAGTGGAAGTCCTGGGGGGCAAAGTAAAGTCCCACATCACTCCGTTTCCTTTCAGCCCCAGGCTACCCATCCACCCCCCACAGCGCGATGGCCGTCTCACCATCAGCAGCAGCACGTTGCTCGACACGGCAACGTTAAAGGGTTGGAACCGGTTGATGGCAGAGAATGCAGAGAGTTCAACCAGAGTGTGAGGGTCCCTGAGAAATGGATAAAACATCTGCAGTTACTACACAGATAGGTTTGGAATCCACAAACTGAAAATATATTGGGACAAAGTTTCTCAAAAACCCCCCGAATCATAAGTGAAAAATCCCTCTGCTGATGGCTGTAAATTGACAGCATAAATCCCAGCTCACTGACCTTGCAGAGTCCCGAGTTCCCAGTGTGCAGTATCGAACTGGCAGCCTCTCTCTATCCCCCCTGCGCTGTAATAGACTGATCTCTGGAATAAAGCACACAGGTCAGACACATCGATTCCACAAAGAAACAATCCTTCTgtagagacacacacagtcacacactatgggcgATTTAGAAATGCCTGTTCAGCTAACCGCgtgtttctggactgtgggaAGATACCTGCTCAACACAGTAACGTCAGCCTGGTTGGAGGGTCACCACGGCTCTCGCAGCTCGAGACTCAAGCCGCGCACGTAGCAGACAGTGCTACTTAGCAACGATCAGTTGGGAATATGCAAAATCCACACGCAAGCAGACAGACCGAACATCCACGCGTGGAGATGGGATGCTACACTCAGAGCCGCCATGCCACTTCAGGAGAAATGTGAGCAAAAATGACGAGGAGATGAAACTATTCTGACTTTAACACGCCGATTATTTAGCAGTAAACGTCTCTTTGCCAGGGAGGTTGCAGGGAACACAGCAGCTCCCTCCTCACCCTGCTGGTCCAGCTTGCCCTTTCGGTTCTTCTCCTCCACCTGCTCCGATGTCTTGccatcttcctcttcctcttctcccaTCTCTTCATCATCGCCTTCACTGGCCAGACTctgaaagaaaaatgaaacaAGAAGTTAGACGATAACACAGAGTGATTATCCCAACGGCGTCATTCTGGCCCAGCGCATTCTCTGCTCCATTCCCCTATTTAACCTGCAGTGCTGCAGTTACATATTGCAGTGTCGTTGCAGGAGGATCCCCCGTTCTTTATCCTCCCCCATCCAGCCCGTGCTCCATCTCTCACCACCTCTCCACTGGGTTGATACTTGTGCAGCCAGCTTGTCTTGTACTGCACCAGCTTCTGGCCTCTGTAGCGCACGGATGCCCAGCCGCAGCCCGACTTCTTGGCGGGGTTGACCAGCCGTTTGCAGTGCGTGGCCCAGGCACTGGGCGAGTTGAAGATCTGTCCCGTTTCCACCCAGCGGATCTTTCCGTCGCAGAGCAGATCCCCCACAAACTTCTTTCCCTGAAAAAAATGAGACGTGAACAGAAATTGAGTCAAAATACAAGAAAGCAAAGCGGACGCTCTTCCTTTTATGCAGGGAATTTGAAATTCTGATGGTCGCCCAGTTGCCCGCAAAGTGGCACAGGTGATTCTCCAAAATCCAGGAGGCCGCTGTCTTTCAGCCTTACAGGTCAGACTACTGCACCCTGAAGGTTATCCTCACTGGAGAGTCACTCACACAGCTCAAACTCAAACCTATCACATAAAAGACGAAGCTCCTTTGTGAGTCAGCTGGGACGGACTGCCTGCTCCCTGCATTCCTCTCCTGGAATGCGTGCTCCGTTTTACGGGGTCCGCAACAGCAACTCGGAAGCAACCTTAAACTGCaccagtggccaaaattgtggaaacacctagcatttttggcattcctctttaaaaattactgcacAAATACTGCCACAAAGCATGTTTACAAATGTCATacattggatgattaaataGGTAACtcgaataaagttctgcaatctataaaattggaagtgtttccacaactttggccactagtgtaatTATCCCGAATTGAGAAGCTGTGTAATACTGAAGAGAAGGGTAAAGTGTGAGGTGTTTAATACTGGTTTTTATAACAACAAATGCTAACTGAATTAATAAATCTTAGTTACTGTGTCGCATAGCATTTTATTAAAGAGAAGCGTTACGATGGATGAGATTGGGATGAATGCACTCATTTAAGGGAAAAtacactttttaaaaagctCTAGGTATGGTGGAAGCATGAGGGAGGGGagtggaggggaggggagtgGGTAAGCAACAAGCTTATGGTGTCTCCCAGGCGGACACTGAGGGATGAGGCCACAGGACAGACAGCGATGGAAACGTCAGCATGGAAGAGGAGGACCACAGCGTTACCAGGTAGTGTATGGACAGCACACCGTCCCCAGGTTCTACCAGGCCGTCTTTCAGCAGCACGCGCAGGGTGATACCTCGCCGCGTCAGCAGGGATCCACGACCCGGGGCCACCCTCGAGTCCACCTCCTCTGCCCCACTCAGCTCTTCTTCTTCATCCTCACCTCCCTCCTCCACCACTGGTGGGGATGAAGGTGGCTCTGAACCTAGAACACACACCAAAACATCCAAACCCACatcacagaaaaaaattacGATGGAgtacattaaaaattaaattttgttATTTGTAACTGGCTTTCTATGTTGATGCGCttatttttgtatataaagcaaataaaatacaacatattttcttaattcattttaattttgtattAACTGGAAAACAACTCTGTTATAAGCAATTTCAATTTTCACATGTGTATCCCCACTATcagcgatgggttggcgccccatcctgggttattccctgcctttcgccggtagcctccgggataggctccggacccccgccccctccccccgcgaACCTGAATAagataagcggtttcagaaaatgaatggatggatggatggtgtatCCACTATTTACACATAGAAGTCCGCAGGAACTGAATTGTAAACATTCGTAAAATTTAGACGCACTTTTGTGTTAGTGGCGCAATCTACCATTGTTAAATGTAACCTGTACAGCACCAACATTTCATAACCTAAGTGTGGGAGATCGACACTAAACACAAGGGGGTTGTCTACCTTAATTTAAGTACCGCATAAAATTCAAAaatttcaaaattgttaaaattattattgTGTGTATAGGAAACTCGACTGATTTGCTGACAGgcaatcttcatttttttctgtccgCAGCACGAGGCCTGCTAATGATTAATTTTAcacttattaaaattaaaacatcGTGTAATCCTCACCCATTTCGCCGTAAACCTCCGTGGTTCGGTGCGGTTCCGGTCCGGCAGGGCGGCTTTTCGGCGATCAGCTGCGAGCGCCGCACGGAGTTGGAGTTTCCAGCCCAGACAGTTAGCTTGCTAGCTATTattcaaaaacataaaatgaaggcGTCTATCTGCAGTCTAGTTTCCTTGTTGTGTTGCTTTAATGTCAATTCCCCTCCCCTTTCTCCCTCACTCCCGTCCTTGTCACTCTGCACTTCActgataataattattttttcccactcGAAACTTTCAATGTGATTTTATGAAATCCAAACAGCGAACTTACTCGCAGATCATAAGTATAAACACTGATTACTAAATTGCAGTGCTCCTTCACCATCTTTAGTTTATAATCTCTCCGGTTTCCGGCGGGCAGACAGTGGCGGTCGAGCGATCGGCGCTTCCCGAATTAGCCACTTAGCAGATTTAGCCTTTACAGCTGGCGCGGCTATCATAGCTTGGTGGCGCAGGGAAATAAATGCTTAAACGTCTAGCATTTCAGTTAGTGGCGTGAGAATGTACATTGCAATACTGTGGAATTTGCAACGTTATGGCCACAATGAACTAAGCGCACATGTCAGAGGAGATACATACCCCATCGGTCCGCATCTGTTTCGTCCTATCAGTATGTTTCCCCAAAGCTCAGACACCCCCTGCCTTACCCGCCCCCTTGTCTGTCCGTCGGATTCCTCTTACTCCCATCTCCATCTGGCGACTGCACGCAGCATTGTGCTCCAGTTGCGACCCATTATAGTCGGGGGAGGGCGACAGATTGCCATCTCTGCCATTTCTGTCTTATCTCGCGAAGCGACGCCGGTTCTCCGCGTCTCTCCGCGGCTCACCGAAACCACGTGCCGCCCACCGTCTATTCGCTAATCACGGTGGTCCATTCCTCGTGTACATGCACCGCAATTAACAGGTGTGAAATAAATGTGTGCTGACAT
This window harbors:
- the mpnd gene encoding MPN domain-containing protein, producing MGSEPPSSPPVVEEGGEDEEEELSGAEEVDSRVAPGRGSLLTRRGITLRVLLKDGLVEPGDGVLSIHYLGKKFVGDLLCDGKIRWVETGQIFNSPSAWATHCKRLVNPAKKSGCGWASVRYRGQKLVQYKTSWLHKYQPSGEVSLASEGDDEEMGEEEEEDGKTSEQVEEKNRKGKLDQQEISLLQRRGDRERLPVRYCTLGTRDSARDPHTLVELSAFSAINRFQPFNVAVSSNVLLLMDFHCHLTTSEVVGYLGGRWDTNTQLLTVLRAFPCRTRLADRDSAPAVEEEICQNLFMRGLSLVGWYHSHPRGPALPSLQDIDSQMDHQLRLQGSNNGFQPCLGVICGPYYHGNQGVASTITPFWVVPPPEQRPNDYGIPVAVEVTYVQDNFLTSDVLNEMMLLVEFYRGAPDLVQFIQMWSPDITMLDKIKGSLSGHAPKDQAYSQILEHVYNQLSSSQ